AGAAAAATTGGAGAAAGATTCATTGATATTTACTACTACTAATCCAAACAATAGATATATTAGATTTACAAATGTTAAAACTACTAATAATTTAAGAAGTTTTTATTATCGTGGTATAAAATTAGGTGGTCAAGATGAAGAAATTTATGATAAAACTGATGAATTTAAAATAGCAAGAGCTTTTAGATCTGCTGGTCGTAATGTCAAAAATGAATAAGAAACTTATTTTTTTTTTAGTAGAAGGAATAACTGATCAATTCAGTAAAATATTCAATTGATTTTCCTTATTAATAAATATAAGCTTTCTATTTTTAATGACTTGTTTAAAATAAAGGAGGAATTTTGATTATGTTTGACAATATTGATGAAAAAAAGAAAAAGATTGAAGAAAAAAGACCACTACCCAAAAATACTTTACAAAGTTTAAGAGAAAAACTTTTTTTAGAATGGACATATAATTCAAATGCAATAGAAGGTAACACTTTAACATTATCAGAAACAAAAGTAGTATTAGAAGATGGTATAACTATAGGTGGAAAAACACTAAAAGAGCATTTAGAAGTTGTGAACCATAAAGAAGCTATAAATTTCATGGAAGATATAATTAATAAGAACGAAAAGCTTTCTGAAAGACAAATAAAAAATATACACTATTTAATACTTAAGGGTATAGATGATGAAAACGCAGGTAAATATAGAAATGAGAAAGTAGTAATAAGTGGAGCAGAGCATGTACCACCTGCACCGATATTTATTCATGATCAAATGGAAGAACTAATTAATTGGTACTATGGTGAAGGATCATCTCTTCATATTATTGAAAAAGCTGCTAAATTACACACTGATTTTGTCAAAATACATCCATTTATTGATGGAAATGGTAGAACAGCAAGGATACTATTAAATTTTGAATTAATAAAATCTGGTTATCCGATTATTATTATCAGAAATGAAGATAGAGTTAAATACTATGAAAGCTTAGATAAAGCACATACTTGTGGAGATTATAATGATTTTATTAATTTAGTATCTGAATCTTTAAATAGAAGTTTAGATATATATTTAAATATAATAGATTAAATAGTCCTAAATATATTCTGTCATCACATAGGATTAATGATATCTGATATTGGTGCATAAAAAAAAATGTTCCTAATTTATTAAATATAGAGTAAAAAAATAAATTACATTGGATATTTCACAGAAGTCACGAAACCCAGGGATAATATCTGAAATTTACTCAAAAATTAATGTATGGAAGTATACAAAATGTTAGATACTTTTTACTGTGAAAAATGTGATGATTTTGTAGAATAAAAAAAGTAAAGAAGAAACATATACTATTAAGGATGAAAAAATTAATATCAAAGCAGAAGTAGCTTACTGTAAAGAGTGTGGAAATAAAATATTTAATGAAAAATTAGACAAACAAAATCAGCGCAAAGTTTTTGATATTTATAAAAAAAATACAATTTATTATCACCTGAAGAAATAAAAAAAACAAGAGTCAAATAAAGTTTAAATCAAAGAAAAATGCATCGATTATTAGGATGGAGGAAATATAACCTATCATCGCTATAAAAACGGAACTATACCCGATTCTGCCCATAACAACCAATTATTATTAATTCAAGATCCTATAAATTATATAATAAAAAATCTCATATTATTATTGTATAGGAGATTTTCTAATACAGATCATCTATGGTTTTAATATGGCTGTTATTTTAGACTTCTTTAACGATCGTATTATCTATACTGGGAAGGATAGTAATTTTTAATACTTTAATAAATTCAAATAATAGGGAGAGGATCTTATTATGTTTACAGATTCAGAATTAAAAGAAATGAAAGAATTTATTATAAAAAGAATAATTAATGAAGAAGGATATTCTTTTCATGATAATAAAGAGTTATCAGATATTATTGATAAAATAATTGATTTAAATGAAGAATTTTTAAATAAAGATCATTTTTCTTTTTCTCGAGATGATGAAATCAAATATATTCAAGAAAAAACAAATTATGATTTCCATTTTTTAGATAAAGTCTTATGGGAAAGATATTGCTTTGAAATGAAAAATGATTGTTGGGAATATAATATTGATTATTGTATTAAATGTGGAAAAGGTCCTTTAGTTTTTAAAGAAATACCAGAAGTGAATAGAGGAGAAAAAATTGTTTGTAAGAACTGTCAGTATGAGATGCTAATCGGAAATGATGGATTAAAACCATTATATTAAATTAGTGAATAAATTTGTCTTTTTTGACTTTAAATAATATTTTTATAAAACATTCTATGATTAATATTAGTTAATAATAATTTTGTAACCTGGACATCTTTACTGGTAAATAAAGATACAAAAATAAATTTGGAGACCATAGTTTTGATATAGATGTTGTAAAAGCCAAATAGTTATGGAAAAACATTGTTAATCAATATTAAAAATATCTTGATATAAAGTATAATAAAAAGTATTTACATTCACGCTTAAATAATATACAAATGAAGCGTGAAAGTAAAAAAAGTAAAAATATGAATTATAGAGATTAATTAGATAAGTTATTAGAAAAAAAGAAGGATTAGTTCTTATTGAAGATATTGAAAAAAAGTATTCCTAGACAATACTTTAATTTATTTTTATAAGGAAGAGAAATTAGAAAATGTTTCTTGTGTTTTATATATGAAACCTAATGCAGTAGAAAATGAATTATAAATTATTCAAGAGAAAAATAATTTACGCTTGTTTAAAAAAAACTTAAATTTACTATAGAAGGGGGAAAGGTAGCTAATGTATAAAGAAATGCCTACTAAATGCTGTTGGTGTAGAAATGATACGACTGATAGTGAAGTTTTTACAGTTCCAGTTAAATTTAAAAAAGATACTGATCATCCACAAGTTAAACTCAATGGGTATATTACAGATTTAAAA
This portion of the Halanaerobiales bacterium genome encodes:
- a CDS encoding Fic family protein; the protein is MFDNIDEKKKKIEEKRPLPKNTLQSLREKLFLEWTYNSNAIEGNTLTLSETKVVLEDGITIGGKTLKEHLEVVNHKEAINFMEDIINKNEKLSERQIKNIHYLILKGIDDENAGKYRNEKVVISGAEHVPPAPIFIHDQMEELINWYYGEGSSLHIIEKAAKLHTDFVKIHPFIDGNGRTARILLNFELIKSGYPIIIIRNEDRVKYYESLDKAHTCGDYNDFINLVSESLNRSLDIYLNIID